A genomic stretch from Gorilla gorilla gorilla isolate KB3781 chromosome 20, NHGRI_mGorGor1-v2.1_pri, whole genome shotgun sequence includes:
- the CEACAM20 gene encoding cell adhesion molecule CEACAM20 isoform X4, which yields MGPADSWGHHWMGILLSASLCTVWSPPAAAQLTLNANPLDATQSEDVVLPVFGTPRTPQIHGRSRELAKPSIAVSPGTAIEQTDMVTFYCTTKDVNITIHWVSNNLSVVFHERMQLSKDGKILTILIVQREDSGTYQCEARDALLSQRSDPIFLDVKYGPDPVEIKLESGVASGEVVEVMEGSSVTFLAETKSHPPSAYTWFLLDSILSHTTRTFTIHAVSREHEGLYRCLVSNSATHLSSLGTLKVRVLETLTMPQVVPSSLNLVENARSVDLTCQTVNQSVNVQWFLSGQPLLPSEHLQLSADNRTLIIHGLQRNDTGPYACEVWNWGSRARSEPLELTINCPQSSSLSSGAIAGIVIGILAVIAVASELGYFLYIRNARRPSRKTTEDPSHETSQPIPKEEHPTEPSSESLSPEYCNISQLQGRIRVELTRLPSARRGGNSFSPWKPPPKPLVPPLRLVSTVPKNMESIYEELVNPEPNTYIQINPSV from the exons ATGGGGCCTGCTGACTCATGGGGACACCACTGGATGGGAATCCTGCTCTCAG CCTCGCTTTGTACTGTATGGAGTCCTCCAGCTGCAGCCCAGCTCACCCTCAATGCCAACCCACTTGATGCCACCCAAAGTGAGGATGTTGTTCTGCCTGTGTTTGGGACCCCCAGGACACCCCAGATTCATGGCAGATCCAGAG AGCTGGCCAAACCCTCCATTGCAGTCAGCCCAGGCACTGCCATAGAGCAGACGGACATGGTGACCTTCTACTGCACCACCAAGGACGTCAACATTACCATCCACTGGGTTTCCAACAACCTCTCCGTTGTGTTCCATGAGCGCATGCAGCTGTCCAAGGATGGCAAGATCCTCACCATTCTCATTGTCCAGCGGGAGGACTCAGGGACTTACCAATGTGAAGCTCGAGATGCCCTTCTGAGCCAGAGGAGCGACCCCATCTTCCTGGATGTAAAGT ATGGTCCTGATCCTGTCGAAATCAAACTGGAGTCTGGTGTTGCCAGTGGGGAGGTGGTTGAGGTGATGGAGGGCTCCAGCGTGACCTTCTTGGCGGAAACAAAGTCTCACCCACCCTCTGCCTATACTTGGTTTCTCCTTGACTCCATTCTGTCTCACACCACGAGAACATTCACCATCCATGCTGTGTCCAGAGAACATGAGGGCCTGTACAGGTGCTTGGTGTCCAACAGTGCCACCCACCTGTCCAGCCTGGGTACTCTGAAGGTCCGAGTACTTG AAACACTGACCATGCCTCAAGTCGTGCCTTCAAGCCTGAATCTTGTGGAGAATGCTAGGTCTGTGGACCTGACCTGCCAAACCGTCAATCAGAGTGTGAATGTCCAGTGGTTCCTAAGTGGCCAGCCCCTCCTGCCCAGTGAGCACCTGCAGCTGTCAGCTGACAACAGGACCCTAATCATCCATGGCCTCCAGCGGAATGACACGGGGCCCTATGCCTGTGAGGTCTGGAACTGGGGCAGCCGGGCCCGGAGTGAGCCCCTTGAGCTGACCATCAACT GTCCCCAGTCCTCCTCCCTGTCCTCAGGGGCCATCGCTGGTATTGTCATCGGGATCCTGGCTGTCATTGCTGTGGCCTCAGAACTGGGCTATTTTCTCTACATCAGAAATGCCAGACG GCCCTCAAGGAAAACAACAGAGGACCCCAGTCATGAGACCTCACAACCCATCCCGAAGGAGGAGCACCCCACAGAGCCCAGTTCCG AAAGCCTGAGTCCTGAGTATTGCAATATATCCCAGCTTCAGGGACGGATCAGAGTCGAACTG ACAAGGCTGCCTTCAGCAAGGCGTGGAGGCAATTCTTTCAGCCCCTGGAAGCCACCACCCAAACCTCTGGTGCCCCCACTCAGATTGGTCTCCACTGTGCCAAAAAACATGGAGTCAATCTATGAG GAGCTTGTGAATCCAGAGCCCAACACTTACATCCAAATCAACCCCTCGGTCTAA
- the CEACAM20 gene encoding cell adhesion molecule CEACAM20 isoform X2, with product MGPADSWGHHWMGILLSASLCTVWSPPAAAQLTLNANPLDATQSEDVVLPVFGTPRTPQIHGRSRELAKPSIAVSPGTAIEQTDMVTFYCTTKDVNITIHWVSNNLSVVFHERMQLSKDGKILTILIVQREDSGTYQCEARDALLSQRSDPIFLDVKYGPDPVEIKLESGVASGEVVEVMEGSSVTFLAETKSHPPSAYTWFLLDSILSHTTRTFTIHAVSREHEGLYRCLVSNSATHLSSLGTLKVRVLETLTMPQVVPSSLNLVENARSVDLTCQTVNQSVNVQWFLSGQPLLPSEHLQLSADNRTLIIHGLQRNDTGPYACEVWNWGSRARSEPLELTINYGPDQVHITRESASEMISTIEAELNSSLTLQCWAESKPGAEYRWTLEHSTGEHLGEQLIIRALTWEHDGIYNCTASNSLTGLARSASVLVKVVGPQSSSLSSGAIAGIVIGILAVIAVASELGYFLYIRNARRPSRKTTEDPSHETSQPIPKEEHPTEPSSESLSPEYCNISQLQGRIRVELTRLPSARRGGNSFSPWKPPPKPLVPPLRLVSTVPKNMESIYEELVNPEPNTYIQINPSV from the exons ATGGGGCCTGCTGACTCATGGGGACACCACTGGATGGGAATCCTGCTCTCAG CCTCGCTTTGTACTGTATGGAGTCCTCCAGCTGCAGCCCAGCTCACCCTCAATGCCAACCCACTTGATGCCACCCAAAGTGAGGATGTTGTTCTGCCTGTGTTTGGGACCCCCAGGACACCCCAGATTCATGGCAGATCCAGAG AGCTGGCCAAACCCTCCATTGCAGTCAGCCCAGGCACTGCCATAGAGCAGACGGACATGGTGACCTTCTACTGCACCACCAAGGACGTCAACATTACCATCCACTGGGTTTCCAACAACCTCTCCGTTGTGTTCCATGAGCGCATGCAGCTGTCCAAGGATGGCAAGATCCTCACCATTCTCATTGTCCAGCGGGAGGACTCAGGGACTTACCAATGTGAAGCTCGAGATGCCCTTCTGAGCCAGAGGAGCGACCCCATCTTCCTGGATGTAAAGT ATGGTCCTGATCCTGTCGAAATCAAACTGGAGTCTGGTGTTGCCAGTGGGGAGGTGGTTGAGGTGATGGAGGGCTCCAGCGTGACCTTCTTGGCGGAAACAAAGTCTCACCCACCCTCTGCCTATACTTGGTTTCTCCTTGACTCCATTCTGTCTCACACCACGAGAACATTCACCATCCATGCTGTGTCCAGAGAACATGAGGGCCTGTACAGGTGCTTGGTGTCCAACAGTGCCACCCACCTGTCCAGCCTGGGTACTCTGAAGGTCCGAGTACTTG AAACACTGACCATGCCTCAAGTCGTGCCTTCAAGCCTGAATCTTGTGGAGAATGCTAGGTCTGTGGACCTGACCTGCCAAACCGTCAATCAGAGTGTGAATGTCCAGTGGTTCCTAAGTGGCCAGCCCCTCCTGCCCAGTGAGCACCTGCAGCTGTCAGCTGACAACAGGACCCTAATCATCCATGGCCTCCAGCGGAATGACACGGGGCCCTATGCCTGTGAGGTCTGGAACTGGGGCAGCCGGGCCCGGAGTGAGCCCCTTGAGCTGACCATCAACT ATGGTCCTGACCAAGTGCACATCACCAGGGAGTCGGCATCTGAGATGATCAGCACCATAGAGGCAGAGCTCAACTCCAGCCTGACCCTGCAGTGTTGGGCCGAGTCCAAGCCAGGCGCTGAATATCGCTGGACTCTTGAACACTCCACCGGGGAGCACCTGGGTGAGCAGCTGATCATCAGGGCTCTGACCTGGGAACACGACGGGATCTACAACTGCACAGCCTCCAACTCTCTCACTGGCCTGGCCCGCTCCGCCTCAGTCCTGGTCAAGGTGGTAG GTCCCCAGTCCTCCTCCCTGTCCTCAGGGGCCATCGCTGGTATTGTCATCGGGATCCTGGCTGTCATTGCTGTGGCCTCAGAACTGGGCTATTTTCTCTACATCAGAAATGCCAGACG GCCCTCAAGGAAAACAACAGAGGACCCCAGTCATGAGACCTCACAACCCATCCCGAAGGAGGAGCACCCCACAGAGCCCAGTTCCG AAAGCCTGAGTCCTGAGTATTGCAATATATCCCAGCTTCAGGGACGGATCAGAGTCGAACTG ACAAGGCTGCCTTCAGCAAGGCGTGGAGGCAATTCTTTCAGCCCCTGGAAGCCACCACCCAAACCTCTGGTGCCCCCACTCAGATTGGTCTCCACTGTGCCAAAAAACATGGAGTCAATCTATGAG GAGCTTGTGAATCCAGAGCCCAACACTTACATCCAAATCAACCCCTCGGTCTAA
- the CEACAM20 gene encoding cell adhesion molecule CEACAM20 isoform X3, which yields MGPADSWGHHWMGILLSASLCTVWSPPAAAQLTLNANPLDATQSEDVVLPVFGTPRTPQIHGRSRELAKPSIAVSPGTAIEQTDMVTFYCTTKDVNITIHWVSNNLSVVFHERMQLSKDGKILTILIVQREDSGTYQCEARDALLSQRSDPIFLDVKYGPDPVEIKLESGVASGEVVEVMEGSSVTFLAETKSHPPSAYTWFLLDSILSHTTRTFTIHAVSREHEGLYRCLVSNSATHLSSLGTLKVRVLETLTMPQVVPSSLNLVENARSVDLTCQTVNQSVNVQWFLSGQPLLPSEHLQLSADNRTLIIHGLQRNDTGPYACEVWNWGSRARSEPLELTINCPQSSSLSSGAIAGIVIGILAVIAVASELGYFLYIRNARRPSRKTTEDPSHETSQPIPKEEHPTEPSSESLSPEYCNISQLQGRIRVELMRPPDLPEETYETRLPSARRGGNSFSPWKPPPKPLVPPLRLVSTVPKNMESIYEELVNPEPNTYIQINPSV from the exons ATGGGGCCTGCTGACTCATGGGGACACCACTGGATGGGAATCCTGCTCTCAG CCTCGCTTTGTACTGTATGGAGTCCTCCAGCTGCAGCCCAGCTCACCCTCAATGCCAACCCACTTGATGCCACCCAAAGTGAGGATGTTGTTCTGCCTGTGTTTGGGACCCCCAGGACACCCCAGATTCATGGCAGATCCAGAG AGCTGGCCAAACCCTCCATTGCAGTCAGCCCAGGCACTGCCATAGAGCAGACGGACATGGTGACCTTCTACTGCACCACCAAGGACGTCAACATTACCATCCACTGGGTTTCCAACAACCTCTCCGTTGTGTTCCATGAGCGCATGCAGCTGTCCAAGGATGGCAAGATCCTCACCATTCTCATTGTCCAGCGGGAGGACTCAGGGACTTACCAATGTGAAGCTCGAGATGCCCTTCTGAGCCAGAGGAGCGACCCCATCTTCCTGGATGTAAAGT ATGGTCCTGATCCTGTCGAAATCAAACTGGAGTCTGGTGTTGCCAGTGGGGAGGTGGTTGAGGTGATGGAGGGCTCCAGCGTGACCTTCTTGGCGGAAACAAAGTCTCACCCACCCTCTGCCTATACTTGGTTTCTCCTTGACTCCATTCTGTCTCACACCACGAGAACATTCACCATCCATGCTGTGTCCAGAGAACATGAGGGCCTGTACAGGTGCTTGGTGTCCAACAGTGCCACCCACCTGTCCAGCCTGGGTACTCTGAAGGTCCGAGTACTTG AAACACTGACCATGCCTCAAGTCGTGCCTTCAAGCCTGAATCTTGTGGAGAATGCTAGGTCTGTGGACCTGACCTGCCAAACCGTCAATCAGAGTGTGAATGTCCAGTGGTTCCTAAGTGGCCAGCCCCTCCTGCCCAGTGAGCACCTGCAGCTGTCAGCTGACAACAGGACCCTAATCATCCATGGCCTCCAGCGGAATGACACGGGGCCCTATGCCTGTGAGGTCTGGAACTGGGGCAGCCGGGCCCGGAGTGAGCCCCTTGAGCTGACCATCAACT GTCCCCAGTCCTCCTCCCTGTCCTCAGGGGCCATCGCTGGTATTGTCATCGGGATCCTGGCTGTCATTGCTGTGGCCTCAGAACTGGGCTATTTTCTCTACATCAGAAATGCCAGACG GCCCTCAAGGAAAACAACAGAGGACCCCAGTCATGAGACCTCACAACCCATCCCGAAGGAGGAGCACCCCACAGAGCCCAGTTCCG AAAGCCTGAGTCCTGAGTATTGCAATATATCCCAGCTTCAGGGACGGATCAGAGTCGAACTG ATGCGACCACCAGACCTTCCAGAGGAGACCTATGAG ACAAGGCTGCCTTCAGCAAGGCGTGGAGGCAATTCTTTCAGCCCCTGGAAGCCACCACCCAAACCTCTGGTGCCCCCACTCAGATTGGTCTCCACTGTGCCAAAAAACATGGAGTCAATCTATGAG GAGCTTGTGAATCCAGAGCCCAACACTTACATCCAAATCAACCCCTCGGTCTAA
- the CEACAM20 gene encoding cell adhesion molecule CEACAM20 isoform X1, which produces MGPADSWGHHWMGILLSASLCTVWSPPAAAQLTLNANPLDATQSEDVVLPVFGTPRTPQIHGRSRELAKPSIAVSPGTAIEQTDMVTFYCTTKDVNITIHWVSNNLSVVFHERMQLSKDGKILTILIVQREDSGTYQCEARDALLSQRSDPIFLDVKYGPDPVEIKLESGVASGEVVEVMEGSSVTFLAETKSHPPSAYTWFLLDSILSHTTRTFTIHAVSREHEGLYRCLVSNSATHLSSLGTLKVRVLETLTMPQVVPSSLNLVENARSVDLTCQTVNQSVNVQWFLSGQPLLPSEHLQLSADNRTLIIHGLQRNDTGPYACEVWNWGSRARSEPLELTINYGPDQVHITRESASEMISTIEAELNSSLTLQCWAESKPGAEYRWTLEHSTGEHLGEQLIIRALTWEHDGIYNCTASNSLTGLARSASVLVKVVGPQSSSLSSGAIAGIVIGILAVIAVASELGYFLYIRNARRPSRKTTEDPSHETSQPIPKEEHPTEPSSESLSPEYCNISQLQGRIRVELMRPPDLPEETYETRLPSARRGGNSFSPWKPPPKPLVPPLRLVSTVPKNMESIYEELVNPEPNTYIQINPSV; this is translated from the exons ATGGGGCCTGCTGACTCATGGGGACACCACTGGATGGGAATCCTGCTCTCAG CCTCGCTTTGTACTGTATGGAGTCCTCCAGCTGCAGCCCAGCTCACCCTCAATGCCAACCCACTTGATGCCACCCAAAGTGAGGATGTTGTTCTGCCTGTGTTTGGGACCCCCAGGACACCCCAGATTCATGGCAGATCCAGAG AGCTGGCCAAACCCTCCATTGCAGTCAGCCCAGGCACTGCCATAGAGCAGACGGACATGGTGACCTTCTACTGCACCACCAAGGACGTCAACATTACCATCCACTGGGTTTCCAACAACCTCTCCGTTGTGTTCCATGAGCGCATGCAGCTGTCCAAGGATGGCAAGATCCTCACCATTCTCATTGTCCAGCGGGAGGACTCAGGGACTTACCAATGTGAAGCTCGAGATGCCCTTCTGAGCCAGAGGAGCGACCCCATCTTCCTGGATGTAAAGT ATGGTCCTGATCCTGTCGAAATCAAACTGGAGTCTGGTGTTGCCAGTGGGGAGGTGGTTGAGGTGATGGAGGGCTCCAGCGTGACCTTCTTGGCGGAAACAAAGTCTCACCCACCCTCTGCCTATACTTGGTTTCTCCTTGACTCCATTCTGTCTCACACCACGAGAACATTCACCATCCATGCTGTGTCCAGAGAACATGAGGGCCTGTACAGGTGCTTGGTGTCCAACAGTGCCACCCACCTGTCCAGCCTGGGTACTCTGAAGGTCCGAGTACTTG AAACACTGACCATGCCTCAAGTCGTGCCTTCAAGCCTGAATCTTGTGGAGAATGCTAGGTCTGTGGACCTGACCTGCCAAACCGTCAATCAGAGTGTGAATGTCCAGTGGTTCCTAAGTGGCCAGCCCCTCCTGCCCAGTGAGCACCTGCAGCTGTCAGCTGACAACAGGACCCTAATCATCCATGGCCTCCAGCGGAATGACACGGGGCCCTATGCCTGTGAGGTCTGGAACTGGGGCAGCCGGGCCCGGAGTGAGCCCCTTGAGCTGACCATCAACT ATGGTCCTGACCAAGTGCACATCACCAGGGAGTCGGCATCTGAGATGATCAGCACCATAGAGGCAGAGCTCAACTCCAGCCTGACCCTGCAGTGTTGGGCCGAGTCCAAGCCAGGCGCTGAATATCGCTGGACTCTTGAACACTCCACCGGGGAGCACCTGGGTGAGCAGCTGATCATCAGGGCTCTGACCTGGGAACACGACGGGATCTACAACTGCACAGCCTCCAACTCTCTCACTGGCCTGGCCCGCTCCGCCTCAGTCCTGGTCAAGGTGGTAG GTCCCCAGTCCTCCTCCCTGTCCTCAGGGGCCATCGCTGGTATTGTCATCGGGATCCTGGCTGTCATTGCTGTGGCCTCAGAACTGGGCTATTTTCTCTACATCAGAAATGCCAGACG GCCCTCAAGGAAAACAACAGAGGACCCCAGTCATGAGACCTCACAACCCATCCCGAAGGAGGAGCACCCCACAGAGCCCAGTTCCG AAAGCCTGAGTCCTGAGTATTGCAATATATCCCAGCTTCAGGGACGGATCAGAGTCGAACTG ATGCGACCACCAGACCTTCCAGAGGAGACCTATGAG ACAAGGCTGCCTTCAGCAAGGCGTGGAGGCAATTCTTTCAGCCCCTGGAAGCCACCACCCAAACCTCTGGTGCCCCCACTCAGATTGGTCTCCACTGTGCCAAAAAACATGGAGTCAATCTATGAG GAGCTTGTGAATCCAGAGCCCAACACTTACATCCAAATCAACCCCTCGGTCTAA